A genomic segment from Osmerus mordax isolate fOsmMor3 chromosome 5, fOsmMor3.pri, whole genome shotgun sequence encodes:
- the nvl gene encoding nuclear valosin-containing protein-like isoform X2: MKNRAGGGVDNRLKQRVEQYLSTQDGEYVDITKVALELQRLYRMDYGRRNKIAFRIQVEKVHTVICNESGLTDLENKHLAKRARHSRKDAGDGSSVSDDTSDSDEDIPENLPTNQMNNSLMSLYRKGIPENASSPRGESSAADSPAATPRATPHNAGTLVSAGGWFVDKGHGPERDNILIDLCEEEGEGLTGAAGHQKDTDVSMLEPEKTPKKKGLTKSRRRKAAESKGKDGDIEASIMSKKAKTKGPELQASTVTFEDVGGNDATLTEVCKLLIHMRHPEVYQKLGVVPPRGFLLHGPPGCGKTLLAQAVAGEMDLPMLKVSAPELVSGVSGESEQKLRELFEQAVTNSPCIMFIDEIDAITPKREVASKDMERRIVAQLLTCMDDLNALAVTTQVLVIGATNRPDSLDPALRRAGRFDREICLGIPDEEARLRILKTLCRKLKLPEDFGFRQLARLTPGYVGADLMALCREAAMSAVNRVLLETQQQTQSPGLVSMEEEEAGGPQGEQTPAPGLQEAATDMEESCTSLTIPDVLSPADASLAKEEPAEQGELSRLLSLLKSSESLSEEQLAGLCILMSDFESSLASVQPSAKREGFATVPDVTWADVGALQDIREELTMAILAPVRSPEQFKALGLSAPAGVLLAGPPGCGKTLLAKAVANESGLNFISVKGPELLNMYVGESERAVRQVFQRGQNSAPCVIFFDEIDALCPRRSGHESGASVRVVNQLLTEMDGLETRRQVFIMAATNRPDIIDPAVLRPGRLDKTLYVGLPPPADRYAILLTITKGGTRPHLEQNLSLEEIAHDERCDCFTGADLSALVREASVNALRAHLLTHPSPAFSGHTFSKGSVADIRVTKENFEDAFKKVRPSVSKKSDLS; the protein is encoded by the exons ATGAAGAATAGAGCTGGTGGCGGTGTGGACAATCGACTCAAGCAGAGAGTTGAACAG TACCTGAGTACTCAGGACGGCGAGTATGTAGACATCACGAAAGTGGCGCTTGAACTGCAAAGACTTTACAG AATGGACTATGGCCGGCGGAACAAAATTGCATTCAGGATCCAAGTGGAAAAAG TCCATACAGTTATATGTAATGAGTCTGGACTGACCGATCTGGAGAACAAGCACTTGGCTAAGAGAGCCCGACACAGCCGAAAAGATGCTGG ggATGGCAGCAGTGTCTCTGATGACACCTCTGACAGTGACGAGGATATTCCTGAAAACCTG CCCACGAACCAGATGAACAATTCCCTCATGTCCCTCTATCGGAAGGGGATTCCCGAGAACGCATCATCTCCGCGGGGTGAATCGTCTGCAGCAGACAGCCCTGCGGCTACCCCCCGGGCCACACCCCACAACGCTGGTACCCTGGTGTCTGCAGGTGGTTGGTTTGTAGACAAGGGGCATGGGCCAGAGCGAGACAACATCCTGATTGacctgtgtgaggaggagggggagggactaaCAGGTGCTGCTGGACAT CAGAAAGATACCGATGTGTCGATGTTGGAACCTGAGAAGACTCCCAAAAAAAAAGGACTTACAAAGTCCAGACGGCGGAAAGCGGCGGAATCCAAAGGGAAGGATGGCGATATCGAAGCCAGTATAATGAGCAAGAAAG CCAAGACGAAAGGCCCTGAACTGCAAGCCTCAACAGTAACGTTTGAAGACGTCGGAGGGAATGACGCAACCTTGACG GAGGTGTGTAAGCTGCTCATCCACATGAGGCACCCGGAGGTGTACCAGAAGCTGGGTGTGGTCCCTCCACGGGGCTTCCTCCTCCATGGACCCCCCGGCTGTGGCAAGACTCTACTGGCCCAGGCCGTGGCTGGG GAGATGGACTTGCCCATGCTGAAGGTGTCTGCTCCAGAACTGGTGTCAGGAGTCTCCGGGGAGTCTGAGCAAAAACTCAGGGAACTGTTTGAGCAGGCTGTG ACCAACTCCCCATGCATCATGTTCATTGATGAGATTGATGCCATCACCCCCAAGAGAGAGGTGGCCTCTAAGGACATGGAGAGGAGGATAGTCGCCCAATTACTCACCTGCATGGATG ACCTGAACGCTCTGGCCGTCACTACCCAGGTGTTGGTCATCGGTGCCACCAACAGGCCAGACTCCCTGGACCCTGCGCTACGGAGGGCCGGACGCTTCGACCGGGAGATCTGCCTCGGCATACCCGACGAAGAAGCTCGTCTGAG GATTTTAAAAACACTGTGCCGGAAACTGAAACTTCCGGAAGACTTTGGCTTTCGACAGCTGGCGAGGCTCACCCCGGGGTACGTGGGCGCCGACCTCATGGCGCTGTGTCGCGAGGCTGCCATGAGCGCAGTCAACAGAGTCCTCCTTGAGACGCAACAGCAGACACAGAGCCCGGGGCTTGTgtccatggaggaggaggaggctggagggcccCAGGGGGAACAGACTCCAGCTCCAGGTCTCCAGGAGGCTGCCACGGATATGGAAGAGAGCTGCACATCACTGACCATTCCAGACGTCCTTTCCCCAGCAGACGCCTCGCTGGCTAAAGAGGAACCTGCAGAG cagggggagctgtcTCGCCTGCTGTCTCTCCTGAAGAGCAGCGAGTCCCTCTCGGAAGAGCAGCTCGCCGGCCTCTGCATCCTCATGTCCGACTTCGAGTCGTCCTTGGCCAGCGTGCAGCCGTCCGCCAAGCGCGAGGGCTTCGCCACTGTGCCCGACGTCACGTGGGCGGACGTGGGCGCCCTGCAGGACATCAGGGAAGAGCTGACCATGGCCATCCTG gctCCAGTGCGGTCACCGGAGCAGTTCAAGGCCCTGGGTCTCAGCGCCCCTGCAGGGGTGTTGCTGGCTGGTCCACCAGGATGTGGCAAGACTCTGCTGGCAAAG GCAGTGGCCAATGAGTCAGGACTAAACTTTATCTCAGTCAAGGGGCCTGAGTTGCTCAACATG tatgttggagagagcgagagggccgTGCGACAGGTATTCCAGCGAGGACAAAACTCCGCCCCTTGCGTCATCTTTTTCGATGAGATCGACGCTCTGTGCCCGCGCCGCTCCGGCCACGAG TCTGGTGCCAGTGTGCGTGTTGTCAACCAGCTGCTGACAGAGATGGATGGTCTAGAAACGAGGCGACAGGTTTTCATCATGGCTGCCACCAACAGGCCAG ACATCATTGACCCGGctgtcctgagaccaggccGCCTGGACAAGACCTTGTACGTGGGCCTGCCCCCTCCAGCTGACCGCTACGCAATCCTGCTCACCATCACCAAG gGGGGCACCAGGCCCCATCTGGAGCAGAACCTGAGCCTGGAGGAGATTGCCCATGATGAGCGCTGTGACTGTTTCAC GGGGGCAGACCTGTCAGCTTTAGTTAGAGAAGCATCTGTCAACGCCCTGAGAGCCCATCTACTGacccacccctctcctgccttttCAG GTCACACGTTCTCAAAAGGCTCAGTAGCGGACATCAGGGTCACCAAGGAGAACTTTGAGGATGCCTTCAAAAAAGTGCGTCCGTCGGTTTCTAAAAAA tcTGACCTGTCCTGA
- the nvl gene encoding nuclear valosin-containing protein-like isoform X1 produces the protein MKNRAGGGVDNRLKQRVEQYLSTQDGEYVDITKVALELQRLYRMDYGRRNKIAFRIQVEKVHTVICNESGLTDLENKHLAKRARHSRKDAGDGSSVSDDTSDSDEDIPENLPTNQMNNSLMSLYRKGIPENASSPRGESSAADSPAATPRATPHNAGTLVSAGGWFVDKGHGPERDNILIDLCEEEGEGLTGAAGHQKDTDVSMLEPEKTPKKKGLTKSRRRKAAESKGKDGDIEASIMSKKAKTKGPELQASTVTFEDVGGNDATLTEVCKLLIHMRHPEVYQKLGVVPPRGFLLHGPPGCGKTLLAQAVAGEMDLPMLKVSAPELVSGVSGESEQKLRELFEQAVTNSPCIMFIDEIDAITPKREVASKDMERRIVAQLLTCMDDLNALAVTTQVLVIGATNRPDSLDPALRRAGRFDREICLGIPDEEARLRILKTLCRKLKLPEDFGFRQLARLTPGYVGADLMALCREAAMSAVNRVLLETQQQTQSPGLVSMEEEEAGGPQGEQTPAPGLQEAATDMEESCTSLTIPDVLSPADASLAKEEPAEQGELSRLLSLLKSSESLSEEQLAGLCILMSDFESSLASVQPSAKREGFATVPDVTWADVGALQDIREELTMAILAPVRSPEQFKALGLSAPAGVLLAGPPGCGKTLLAKAVANESGLNFISVKGPELLNMYVGESERAVRQVFQRGQNSAPCVIFFDEIDALCPRRSGHESGASVRVVNQLLTEMDGLETRRQVFIMAATNRPDIIDPAVLRPGRLDKTLYVGLPPPADRYAILLTITKGGTRPHLEQNLSLEEIAHDERCDCFTGADLSALVREASVNALRAHLLTHPSPAFSGHTFSKGSVADIRVTKENFEDAFKKVRPSVSKKDQRMYELLRESLTR, from the exons ATGAAGAATAGAGCTGGTGGCGGTGTGGACAATCGACTCAAGCAGAGAGTTGAACAG TACCTGAGTACTCAGGACGGCGAGTATGTAGACATCACGAAAGTGGCGCTTGAACTGCAAAGACTTTACAG AATGGACTATGGCCGGCGGAACAAAATTGCATTCAGGATCCAAGTGGAAAAAG TCCATACAGTTATATGTAATGAGTCTGGACTGACCGATCTGGAGAACAAGCACTTGGCTAAGAGAGCCCGACACAGCCGAAAAGATGCTGG ggATGGCAGCAGTGTCTCTGATGACACCTCTGACAGTGACGAGGATATTCCTGAAAACCTG CCCACGAACCAGATGAACAATTCCCTCATGTCCCTCTATCGGAAGGGGATTCCCGAGAACGCATCATCTCCGCGGGGTGAATCGTCTGCAGCAGACAGCCCTGCGGCTACCCCCCGGGCCACACCCCACAACGCTGGTACCCTGGTGTCTGCAGGTGGTTGGTTTGTAGACAAGGGGCATGGGCCAGAGCGAGACAACATCCTGATTGacctgtgtgaggaggagggggagggactaaCAGGTGCTGCTGGACAT CAGAAAGATACCGATGTGTCGATGTTGGAACCTGAGAAGACTCCCAAAAAAAAAGGACTTACAAAGTCCAGACGGCGGAAAGCGGCGGAATCCAAAGGGAAGGATGGCGATATCGAAGCCAGTATAATGAGCAAGAAAG CCAAGACGAAAGGCCCTGAACTGCAAGCCTCAACAGTAACGTTTGAAGACGTCGGAGGGAATGACGCAACCTTGACG GAGGTGTGTAAGCTGCTCATCCACATGAGGCACCCGGAGGTGTACCAGAAGCTGGGTGTGGTCCCTCCACGGGGCTTCCTCCTCCATGGACCCCCCGGCTGTGGCAAGACTCTACTGGCCCAGGCCGTGGCTGGG GAGATGGACTTGCCCATGCTGAAGGTGTCTGCTCCAGAACTGGTGTCAGGAGTCTCCGGGGAGTCTGAGCAAAAACTCAGGGAACTGTTTGAGCAGGCTGTG ACCAACTCCCCATGCATCATGTTCATTGATGAGATTGATGCCATCACCCCCAAGAGAGAGGTGGCCTCTAAGGACATGGAGAGGAGGATAGTCGCCCAATTACTCACCTGCATGGATG ACCTGAACGCTCTGGCCGTCACTACCCAGGTGTTGGTCATCGGTGCCACCAACAGGCCAGACTCCCTGGACCCTGCGCTACGGAGGGCCGGACGCTTCGACCGGGAGATCTGCCTCGGCATACCCGACGAAGAAGCTCGTCTGAG GATTTTAAAAACACTGTGCCGGAAACTGAAACTTCCGGAAGACTTTGGCTTTCGACAGCTGGCGAGGCTCACCCCGGGGTACGTGGGCGCCGACCTCATGGCGCTGTGTCGCGAGGCTGCCATGAGCGCAGTCAACAGAGTCCTCCTTGAGACGCAACAGCAGACACAGAGCCCGGGGCTTGTgtccatggaggaggaggaggctggagggcccCAGGGGGAACAGACTCCAGCTCCAGGTCTCCAGGAGGCTGCCACGGATATGGAAGAGAGCTGCACATCACTGACCATTCCAGACGTCCTTTCCCCAGCAGACGCCTCGCTGGCTAAAGAGGAACCTGCAGAG cagggggagctgtcTCGCCTGCTGTCTCTCCTGAAGAGCAGCGAGTCCCTCTCGGAAGAGCAGCTCGCCGGCCTCTGCATCCTCATGTCCGACTTCGAGTCGTCCTTGGCCAGCGTGCAGCCGTCCGCCAAGCGCGAGGGCTTCGCCACTGTGCCCGACGTCACGTGGGCGGACGTGGGCGCCCTGCAGGACATCAGGGAAGAGCTGACCATGGCCATCCTG gctCCAGTGCGGTCACCGGAGCAGTTCAAGGCCCTGGGTCTCAGCGCCCCTGCAGGGGTGTTGCTGGCTGGTCCACCAGGATGTGGCAAGACTCTGCTGGCAAAG GCAGTGGCCAATGAGTCAGGACTAAACTTTATCTCAGTCAAGGGGCCTGAGTTGCTCAACATG tatgttggagagagcgagagggccgTGCGACAGGTATTCCAGCGAGGACAAAACTCCGCCCCTTGCGTCATCTTTTTCGATGAGATCGACGCTCTGTGCCCGCGCCGCTCCGGCCACGAG TCTGGTGCCAGTGTGCGTGTTGTCAACCAGCTGCTGACAGAGATGGATGGTCTAGAAACGAGGCGACAGGTTTTCATCATGGCTGCCACCAACAGGCCAG ACATCATTGACCCGGctgtcctgagaccaggccGCCTGGACAAGACCTTGTACGTGGGCCTGCCCCCTCCAGCTGACCGCTACGCAATCCTGCTCACCATCACCAAG gGGGGCACCAGGCCCCATCTGGAGCAGAACCTGAGCCTGGAGGAGATTGCCCATGATGAGCGCTGTGACTGTTTCAC GGGGGCAGACCTGTCAGCTTTAGTTAGAGAAGCATCTGTCAACGCCCTGAGAGCCCATCTACTGacccacccctctcctgccttttCAG GTCACACGTTCTCAAAAGGCTCAGTAGCGGACATCAGGGTCACCAAGGAGAACTTTGAGGATGCCTTCAAAAAAGTGCGTCCGTCGGTTTCTAAAAAA GACCAGCGTATGTATGAGCTGCTGCGGGAGTCTCTGACGCGATAG
- the degs1 gene encoding sphingolipid delta(4)-desaturase DES1 — protein sequence MGNRVAREDYEWVYTDQPHADRRKEILAKYPEIKTLMGPDLRLKWIVCLMVGIQFLAFYLVKDLDWKWVMFWTYAFGSCINHSMTLAIHEISHNTAFGNNRAMWNRYFAMFANLPIGLPYSASFKRYHLDHHRYLGGDGVDVDIPTNFEGWFFCTRFRKFIWIILQPLFYAIRPLCINPKPITRLELTNLAVQLAFNVTLYWLWGAKPVVYMLAGSLLGMGLHPISGHFIAEHYMFLKGHETYSYYGSLNLLTFNVGYHNEHHDFPSIPGCRLPLVKKMAPEYYDDLPHYTSWVKVLYDFIMDDKLSPYSRVKRTLKGDVKLE from the exons cAAAGTATCCTGAGATCAAGACTCTAATGGGGCCAGACCTAAGACTCAAGTGGATTGTCTGCCTGATGGTGGGCATTCAGTTCTTGGCGTTCTACCTGGTTAAAGACCTGGACTGGAAATGGGTTATGTTCTGGACTTACGCCTTCGGCAGCTGCATCAATCACTCCATGACGCTAGCCATCCACGAGATCTCTCACAACACCGCGTTTGGCAACAACCGGGCGATGTGGAACCGCTACTTTGCCATGTTCGCCAACCTGCCCATCGGCCTGCCGTACTCGGCCTCCTTCAAGCGCTACCACCTCGACCACCACCGGTACCTGGGAGGGGACGGCGTGGACGTGGACATTCCTACCAACTTTGAAGGCTGGTTCTTCTGCACACGCTTCCGCAAGTTCATCTGGATCATCCTCCAGCCTCTGTTCTATGCCATCCGTCCCCTCTGCATCAACCCCAAACCCATCACCAGGTTGGAGCTGACCAACTTGGCTGTTCAGCTGGCCTTCAATGTCACCCTCTACTGGCTGTGGGGAGCCAAACCCGTTGTCTACATGCTGGCCGGCTCTTTGCTGGGGATGGGTCTGCACCCCATATCAGGTCATTTTATTGCTGAGCATTACATGTTCCTGAAGGGCCACGAGACCTACTCTTATTACGGTTCCCTCAATCTGCTCACCTTCAATGTGGGCTACCACAACGAGCACCATGACTTCCCCAGCATCCCAGGATGCAGACTTCCTCTG GTGAAGAAGATGGCCCCTGAATACTATGACGACCTGCCCCATTACACATCATGGGTGAAGGTCCTGTATGACTTCATTATGGACGACAAGCTCAGCCCTTACTCTCGAGTGAAGAGGACCCTGAAAGGGGATGTTAAGCTGGAGTAA